Proteins encoded within one genomic window of Ranitomeya variabilis isolate aRanVar5 chromosome 4, aRanVar5.hap1, whole genome shotgun sequence:
- the LOC143768125 gene encoding uncharacterized protein LOC143768125 produces the protein MSSVLFPKSQRQSGGGGRSPDSLALRNSLCLSPVELDPDSPQKDSGGQSSCDSDSAILAQEAMVSLVEEDVHFSTMDSPRTPRPPLTGSDLPSTSGQFTSDGVGFEGSLLRKKGFSDGLINTLLKSRKNSTTNIYVRIWRKFLSVSGSVIGQKASIPKILEFLQKGLEMGLATSTLRVQVSALGALYNCGLAKNYWIARFIKAAARSRPIVKNKLAPWDLNLVLSALTEPPFEPLESASIKILSLKTALLIALTSARRVSDLQALSRLTPYMQIREDRVVLRTDPLYLPKVASRFHRLQEINLPTFCPNPKNPKELRLHTLDVKRCLLKYISLTDPWKKDNSLFISYQGVKKGCRVSKNTLSGGVAM, from the coding sequence atgtcgtcggttttgttccctaaatcccagagacaatccggtggcggtggacgctctcctgattccttggcacttcgaaacagcctatgcctttcccccgttgaacttgatcccgatagtcctcagaaagattcgggaggacagagctcatgtgattctgatagcgccattctggcccaagaggccatggtttccttggttgaggaagatgtccatttctcaaccatggattctcccagaactcccagacctcctctcacagggtccgatcttccatccacgagtggccagtttacatctgacggcgtgggatttgaagggtcattattaagaaaaaagggattttctgacggacttattaataccctattaaaaagcagaaaaaactccactacaaatatttatgtaagaatctggagaaaattcctttCAGTCTCAGGATCGGTTATCGGTCAGAAAGCTAGTATTCCAAagatcttggagttcctgcagaaaggtctcgaaatggggctagctacaagcaccctcagagtccaagtttcagccttgggggcactgtataactgtgggttagctaaaaattattggattgctcggtttattaaagcggccgctagatcaagacccatcgttaagaataaactagccccgtgggacttaaacttagtcctctcggcgttaacggaacccccctttgagcctttagaatctgcgtctataaagatcctgtccttaaaaactgctcttttgattgctcttacgtctgctaggagagttagtgatttgcaggccctctctagactaactccttatatgcagattagagaagatagagtagtattaagaacggatcccctctatctcccaaaagtagcatctaggttccacagactccaggagataaatctccctaccttttgtcctaatcctaaaaacccaaaggaactcagactccatacattagatgtcaaaagatgccttcttaaatatatttctttaacagatccctggaaaaaagacaattccctgtttatatcctatcagggagtcaaaaaagggtgtagagtgtccaaaaacaccttgagtgggggcgtggctatgtag